In one Candidatus Scalindua japonica genomic region, the following are encoded:
- a CDS encoding tetratricopeptide repeat protein, with translation MSRIAILGVALVTGGVFLFHLGQEVKNRLYNNHLHQSINEKSHEVEELTNNNNNALKSRDDNYQKVLLEKEAAIQQLTVRADTQKAAAEEYQKYISEKDSIINQLTEQVDKQKLTTEEYRKTLTEKDEAYHKLTEQLEKLNVVTEVYQKKLSEKEAIIHQLTARVDKQKGADIDKEGLSKRNTTINQHKSWFEKLLHKSEPRHVSSSEKESGKQDLKETEYDKEIAHARNLYKTGRYDDAYKIADNLRQKFPENGQAYLVLGTIEIHREHCDNGELLLNKAIKLGLTDRDKAWAFHNLGIASVRKKSYEKAEEFLVNAIELDSNMEKSKKALLFLQGYLQRKSLIIKARSLCKMGKYDDAYRIADDLRQKYPEDGLPYFILGTIEMQNEHYDKGEDLLNKAVKMDQSDEDRAWAFHSLGISSARKNNIEKAREYLVKAVELNPGMTESRKALKLLDDLD, from the coding sequence ATGAGCAGGATTGCGATATTAGGAGTTGCTCTCGTAACTGGCGGAGTATTTCTGTTCCATTTGGGGCAGGAAGTAAAGAACAGGTTATACAATAACCACCTGCACCAGAGCATAAACGAAAAGAGTCACGAAGTCGAAGAACTGACAAACAACAACAATAACGCGTTGAAATCGAGGGATGACAACTATCAGAAGGTGCTCTTAGAGAAAGAGGCCGCAATACAGCAGCTTACTGTAAGGGCTGATACGCAGAAAGCGGCTGCTGAAGAGTATCAGAAATATATTTCAGAGAAAGACAGCATAATCAACCAACTTACTGAACAGGTTGACAAACAGAAGTTGACAACTGAAGAGTACAGGAAAACTCTTACAGAGAAAGACGAAGCTTACCATAAGCTTACAGAACAACTTGAAAAGCTGAATGTAGTTACTGAAGTGTACCAGAAAAAGCTGTCGGAGAAAGAGGCGATCATCCATCAGTTGACAGCCAGGGTTGACAAACAGAAAGGCGCTGATATAGACAAAGAGGGCCTTTCAAAGAGGAACACAACCATTAATCAACATAAATCCTGGTTTGAAAAATTATTACACAAGTCAGAGCCCAGGCATGTTTCATCTTCAGAAAAAGAGAGCGGAAAACAGGATTTAAAAGAAACAGAGTATGATAAGGAAATTGCGCATGCCAGAAATCTATATAAAACGGGAAGGTATGATGATGCCTATAAAATCGCGGATAACCTCAGGCAAAAATTTCCTGAAAACGGACAGGCATATTTAGTACTTGGGACAATCGAGATTCACAGGGAGCACTGTGACAATGGTGAGCTTTTGTTAAATAAAGCCATTAAACTCGGACTGACTGACAGGGATAAAGCGTGGGCCTTTCATAATCTGGGAATAGCATCAGTTAGAAAAAAGAGTTATGAAAAAGCAGAGGAGTTTCTTGTAAATGCGATTGAGTTGGACAGTAATATGGAGAAAAGTAAGAAGGCCCTGTTATTTCTTCAGGGTTATTTGCAGAGGAAATCTTTGATTATAAAGGCAAGAAGTCTTTGTAAAATGGGAAAGTATGATGATGCCTACAGGATTGCTGATGACCTGAGGCAAAAGTATCCTGAAGACGGGTTGCCCTATTTCATTCTTGGAACGATTGAGATGCAAAATGAGCACTATGACAAGGGTGAAGACCTCTTAAATAAGGCAGTCAAAATGGACCAGTCAGACGAAGACAGGGCCTGGGCTTTTCATAGCCTTGGAATATCCTCTGCTCGAAAAAATAATATTGAAAAGGCAAGAGAATATCTGGTTAAAGCTGTGGAGTTGAATCCTGGTATGACGGAGAGCAGGAAAGCCCTGAAGTTACTTGATGATTTAGATTGA
- a CDS encoding DUF948 domain-containing protein gives MNWIMIAGVAFVCGGMFLFYFGQKLKSRFDNNRLRKRVNKMTDEVDQLVNSNNELHSRVDQYKKGLSEKEKNIHQLTDQIDKQNVAVEEYRKCLEEKDETVYQLTEQAGRQNTVIEEYQKRISEQDETIHRFTAQVDKLNADAEGYRKSLSEQDKTIHQLTSRNSKRKIAAEEFQDDLSGKDKTFRLLTEQLDNVNIVTEEYTRNMPENGNNIHRFTTRINKREFDEKDKDNISKRNKNIKQRRSWFKKFKRSASKTSFKTERDTNGVSGLITTVPGVLRSTTDVKEKTPGVQKAKPIVEIKNYFTKAFTGGKS, from the coding sequence ATGAATTGGATAATGATCGCTGGCGTCGCATTTGTGTGCGGAGGAATGTTTCTGTTCTATTTTGGTCAGAAATTAAAGAGCAGGTTTGACAATAACAGACTGCGGAAGCGTGTAAACAAGATGACAGATGAGGTTGACCAACTGGTAAACAGTAATAACGAATTACATTCCAGGGTTGACCAATACAAGAAGGGCCTGTCAGAGAAAGAAAAAAATATCCATCAGCTTACAGATCAAATTGACAAACAGAATGTGGCTGTTGAAGAATACCGGAAATGCCTGGAAGAAAAAGACGAAACTGTTTATCAACTTACAGAACAGGCTGGCAGACAGAATACGGTCATTGAGGAATATCAGAAGCGCATATCAGAACAGGACGAAACAATCCACCGATTTACAGCACAGGTTGATAAACTAAACGCAGATGCTGAAGGTTACCGAAAGAGCCTGTCAGAGCAAGATAAAACAATTCACCAACTGACATCTCGGAATAGTAAACGGAAGATAGCTGCTGAGGAGTTCCAGGATGATCTTTCAGGGAAAGACAAAACCTTTCGCCTGCTTACGGAACAGCTTGACAATGTTAATATAGTTACTGAAGAGTATACGAGGAACATGCCGGAAAACGGAAATAACATTCACAGGTTTACTACCCGGATTAACAAACGGGAATTCGATGAAAAAGACAAGGATAATATCTCGAAGAGAAATAAAAACATCAAACAACGCAGGTCCTGGTTTAAAAAATTCAAGCGGTCAGCTTCAAAAACATCCTTTAAAACAGAGCGTGACACAAATGGTGTATCTGGATTGATAACGACAGTTCCCGGGGTGTTAAGAAGTACAACAGATGTTAAGGAAAAAACGCCGGGAGTTCAAAAGGCAAAACCGATTGTAGAAATAAAGAACTATTTCACAAAAGCCTTTACTGGCGGAAAATCTTAA
- the pilM gene encoding pilus assembly protein PilM encodes MFNLKPNYPIAINIGDHSISAIQLKETGYGLGVREWFYQLFEDDFEDVLDNGVLVKILKDMIKNRKFAGRRAIVLVPTKNITSFPIRFKVDEEESIESAIVRESVERVTIPMNEAAIDYTSVCRIGNDGSGDRYNAAVISVKKELIKQYIIMLKQAGINVEVIDYGLLSLVRLHRYLYNAINDSVILCHIGYKESLLSIIGNDSILAQRNIMWGIQPIIKKLEQNLGLTEDSKAAKTLLRKYGLIYENRQNDKNTADTASDIKMDSRIRPTYQVIVPYINKLIHEFQKMIAFFRSEEHNTAIKNIYIYGQGTIIHHLDQFIENSLNIKTELINPLKKISYNDHSTLAEVFDEVPLTLALGMGMRKVKWL; translated from the coding sequence ATGTTTAATCTTAAACCAAATTACCCAATAGCCATTAATATCGGTGATCATAGTATATCTGCAATACAACTAAAAGAAACTGGGTATGGTTTGGGTGTAAGAGAGTGGTTTTACCAACTATTTGAAGATGATTTTGAGGATGTTCTGGATAATGGTGTACTGGTAAAGATCTTAAAAGATATGATCAAAAATAGAAAATTTGCTGGCAGAAGAGCTATTGTACTTGTCCCCACAAAAAATATCACAAGCTTTCCCATCCGGTTTAAAGTAGATGAAGAAGAAAGTATTGAATCGGCTATCGTACGCGAGTCAGTAGAGCGTGTTACCATTCCAATGAATGAAGCCGCTATAGATTATACTTCAGTTTGCAGGATAGGGAATGATGGTAGTGGAGACCGGTATAACGCGGCAGTGATTTCGGTGAAAAAGGAGCTGATAAAGCAATATATCATTATGCTCAAGCAGGCAGGTATTAACGTAGAGGTAATTGATTATGGCTTGTTATCTCTGGTCCGGCTACACCGGTATCTATACAATGCTATTAATGATTCTGTTATTTTATGCCACATCGGTTATAAAGAAAGCCTGCTTTCAATTATAGGTAATGACAGTATTTTAGCTCAGCGCAATATCATGTGGGGAATACAGCCCATTATTAAAAAACTGGAACAGAACCTTGGGCTTACAGAAGATAGCAAGGCCGCCAAAACGCTTCTCAGAAAATATGGGCTTATCTATGAAAATCGTCAAAACGACAAGAACACTGCAGATACTGCTTCGGATATAAAAATGGACAGTAGAATCCGTCCAACGTATCAGGTCATAGTTCCTTATATCAATAAGTTAATACATGAGTTTCAGAAAATGATCGCATTTTTCAGGTCTGAGGAGCATAATACCGCAATCAAAAACATATACATATACGGACAAGGGACCATAATTCACCATCTTGACCAATTCATTGAGAATAGCCTTAACATCAAGACAGAACTGATCAATCCGCTGAAAAAAATATCTTATAATGACCACAGTACCCTCGCAGAAGTGTTTGATGAGGTCCCATTAACCCTTGCGCTGGGCATGGGAATGAGGAAGGTGAAATGGCTTTAA
- a CDS encoding type II secretion system protein GspD, giving the protein MNKRKINKKKIITSGYLIILLMFIHPSISGSRENISGFRQGTDNIHPGSTLSDKEQNLIPAQSKEDDLITVNFIDTDIRQALSAISMKQEINISTAKEVKGRISVHLYKATLNEALDAITNAGRFSYQKRGNLYYIYKSGNAIDPFSSNLEMRIFKLKYAETKYIQQILDSMSGMRAVKIHKPSKTVIVEDTEENINKIERLINQWDVMPRQVVIEAKILEITLNDDMAMGVNWERVTGNARLSTGGLSRAVQPGEVGEMISPVPGVGAGFFANFITGIGRNFDISAALDALQTETNVDTLSTPKIIAIHGKPAKVQVGGEQGYRVTTVSDGISQETIEFIQTGTILEITPYINDNGKILLNVKPSIQSATIEENGVPIVNTTEVATWLIADNGETVFIGGLIQDEKIMESRKVPLLGDIPLLGGLFSRLLRDTRRSELVVLITPRIIDEDQGIWTQEAIEKTIQMERNLYKEPLPDYKQFFDLLSPKSYDKDKDILKSEAYEENKKVEQYLQKEPLPDYRRFYDLLSPGDV; this is encoded by the coding sequence ATGAATAAGAGAAAAATCAATAAGAAAAAAATAATAACCAGTGGCTATCTCATCATTTTACTGATGTTCATCCATCCATCCATTTCAGGGTCCCGGGAGAATATCAGTGGTTTTCGGCAAGGAACGGATAATATCCATCCGGGTAGTACGTTATCTGATAAAGAGCAAAACCTGATTCCTGCCCAATCGAAGGAGGATGACCTTATAACCGTCAATTTCATTGATACTGACATCCGTCAGGCGCTTTCAGCCATCTCCATGAAACAGGAGATCAATATTTCAACAGCGAAAGAAGTCAAAGGAAGAATATCTGTGCACCTTTATAAGGCAACGCTGAATGAAGCGCTGGACGCGATTACGAATGCCGGACGGTTCAGCTATCAGAAACGGGGAAATCTTTATTATATCTATAAGTCCGGAAATGCGATTGATCCATTTTCCAGTAATCTTGAAATGCGTATTTTTAAACTCAAATACGCTGAGACTAAATATATACAGCAGATACTGGATTCAATGTCCGGGATGCGAGCTGTCAAGATACATAAACCGTCAAAGACGGTTATCGTGGAGGATACAGAGGAAAATATAAATAAGATAGAAAGGTTAATCAATCAATGGGACGTTATGCCAAGACAGGTGGTGATTGAGGCAAAGATCCTGGAGATTACTCTGAATGATGATATGGCAATGGGTGTTAACTGGGAAAGGGTAACAGGTAACGCGCGTCTTTCTACAGGCGGGCTGAGCAGAGCAGTGCAGCCTGGTGAAGTTGGCGAAATGATTTCTCCGGTCCCTGGTGTTGGAGCAGGCTTTTTTGCCAACTTTATCACCGGTATCGGTAGAAATTTTGATATTTCAGCGGCTCTTGATGCCCTGCAGACAGAGACTAACGTAGACACTCTGTCCACTCCCAAGATTATCGCCATACACGGCAAACCCGCTAAAGTTCAGGTTGGTGGAGAGCAGGGGTATAGAGTAACCACTGTCAGTGATGGTATATCACAGGAGACTATCGAATTCATACAAACCGGCACTATTCTCGAAATAACCCCATACATTAATGATAACGGCAAGATATTGCTCAATGTAAAGCCTAGTATTCAGTCAGCGACTATTGAAGAGAATGGCGTTCCCATTGTTAATACTACAGAAGTTGCTACCTGGCTGATAGCTGATAACGGGGAGACCGTTTTTATTGGCGGGCTGATTCAGGATGAAAAGATCATGGAAAGCAGAAAGGTCCCGTTACTTGGTGATATTCCTCTTCTGGGCGGGCTGTTTTCAAGGCTCCTCCGTGACACAAGAAGAAGCGAACTTGTAGTTTTAATTACCCCTCGAATCATTGACGAAGACCAGGGAATCTGGACACAGGAAGCCATCGAAAAAACCATACAAATGGAACGGAACTTATATAAAGAGCCGTTGCCGGATTATAAACAGTTTTTTGATCTATTGTCCCCAAAATCCTATGATAAAGACAAAGACATTTTAAAAAGTGAGGCATACGAAGAAAATAAAAAAGTGGAACAATACTTACAGAAGGAGCCATTACCTGATTACAGACGGTTCTATGATCTGTTATCACCGGGCGATGTATGA
- the pilO gene encoding type 4a pilus biogenesis protein PilO: protein MITLRMRKLDRFCLLTVVVVLVTCGYLIVSYVSKQKRQIQQETELLSEKLKKLNIAEVNLENLNKFLDDTKNELKIINDQIPETAKIGMFLTEIDSLMEQREQLLINIEPLPPIIEDNYKRIPIRVEFKGSFENTYKILHDLETMNRLLVMERINIFKSDTDKRCKVDLTTSVFEM, encoded by the coding sequence ATGATAACGCTCAGGATGAGAAAACTTGATCGATTCTGTCTGCTCACGGTGGTCGTTGTTCTGGTAACATGCGGCTATCTGATTGTAAGTTACGTCAGCAAACAGAAAAGACAAATACAGCAGGAGACAGAACTGCTTTCAGAAAAATTGAAAAAATTAAATATAGCCGAGGTAAATCTGGAAAACCTCAATAAATTTTTAGATGATACTAAAAATGAGCTGAAAATCATAAATGATCAAATACCGGAAACTGCTAAGATTGGAATGTTTCTGACAGAAATTGATTCGTTAATGGAACAAAGAGAACAGTTATTGATAAATATAGAGCCTCTTCCTCCCATTATAGAGGATAACTATAAAAGAATTCCCATTCGAGTGGAATTCAAGGGTTCTTTTGAAAATACTTATAAAATCCTTCACGATCTTGAAACAATGAACCGTTTGCTGGTAATGGAAAGAATTAATATCTTCAAGTCCGACACCGATAAGCGATGTAAAGTTGATTTAACAACCAGTGTTTTTGAAATGTGA
- a CDS encoding PilN domain-containing protein produces the protein MALREINLIPSDILSSRYLRRHLLFWAVLLIALLSLPGSFYAYQTQFVLNKERPMKNLENIHALIGTKIDDIYRIQAELERLDQQQGVLKTIKRNLPYSSVLYQLSNIMNEYAWLTSLTIDSTPGKDRIDNDKLELTGLALSNDKLGNFLISLSSDDLFKDVVLKYAKEIRGKRYYQASKVDKGLIQFQITCRMYEDNQ, from the coding sequence ATGGCTTTAAGAGAGATTAATCTGATCCCCTCAGATATATTGTCTTCTCGATATCTGAGACGTCATCTTTTGTTCTGGGCAGTATTGCTTATAGCATTACTTTCACTGCCGGGTAGTTTCTATGCGTACCAGACGCAGTTTGTCTTGAATAAAGAGAGACCTATGAAAAACCTCGAAAATATTCACGCGCTGATCGGTACAAAAATTGATGATATTTACCGGATACAGGCAGAACTGGAAAGGTTGGATCAGCAACAGGGTGTGCTTAAAACCATAAAAAGGAATCTGCCCTATTCGAGCGTGCTTTATCAACTGTCAAATATCATGAATGAATATGCCTGGCTTACCAGTCTCACTATTGATAGTACCCCTGGCAAAGATAGAATTGATAACGATAAACTCGAGTTGACGGGGCTTGCTTTGTCCAATGATAAACTGGGCAATTTTTTAATCAGTCTTTCGAGTGATGATCTATTTAAAGATGTCGTATTGAAATACGCAAAAGAAATCAGAGGTAAACGGTATTACCAGGCCAGTAAGGTAGATAAGGGTTTAATCCAGTTTCAAATCACGTGCAGAATGTATGAGGATAATCAATGA